In Elaeis guineensis isolate ETL-2024a chromosome 1, EG11, whole genome shotgun sequence, a genomic segment contains:
- the LOC105036355 gene encoding pentatricopeptide repeat-containing protein At1g71490 translates to MSIPSLLPKSHLSSTQAHIQKPWKNPLPLPHPNIPTPQTSKSPINQEEQQAPSIPPLSNHPLNSLIDSIKSFSSHGHLSKAFTTFSFLRLHSSSLLLPIPLSCLLSCTTSQRALPQGHQLHALILSLGLQDHPSLLPRLTTFYATFNLRSDARAAVFSSNAFHVLPWNLLISACVRDGFPADALLVYKEMVRRGVEPDRFTFPSVLRACSEVLDLDLGKEVHRCIENGSMGWNLFAYNALVAMYSKCGELGVARKLFDEMPERDVVSWNSMISGYASKGMWDKALELFDMMRAGSLEVSSVTWNTIIGGSLQMSNYREALRLISQMRASGSAMDFVTLIVGLNACSRLGSLRLGKEIHGLAIHTFCDGFETVRNALITMYSRCKDMDSANILFQMAEIRSLVTWNAMIAGFALSDQAEEASQVFRDMIHSGVEPNYVTVVTYLALCARVANLQHGRELHCFITKHGFEGHRLLWNSLVDMYSKSGRILVARKVFDVMSDRDEVSYTSMIAGYGMQGEGITALELFDGMIDSGIKPDHIAMVAVLSACSHSGLVSQGQALFEKMVDSYNVVPRMEHYSCMVDLFSRAGLLGKAEEILDGTPFPPTSAMWAALVGACQVYGNTEIGERAARKLLEMRTDNSGHYVLIANMYAAAGCWEELAKVRTMMRDLGVRKAPGLAWADLGNGFHPFVVGDRSNPLAPEIYEMLEGLTDQMRDAGYVGNLDLWLEEETKG, encoded by the coding sequence ATGTCCATTCCATCCCTTCTCCCAAAATCCCACCTCTCCAGCACCCAAGCCCACATCCAAAAACCATGGAAGAATCCCCTTCCACTCCCCCACCCCAACATTCCAACTCCACAAACATCAAAATCCCCAAtaaatcaagaagaacaacaagccCCCAGCATTCCTCCCCTCTCCAATCATCCCCTCAACTCCCTCATAGATTCCATCAAATCCTTCTCCTCCCATGGCCACCTTTCCAAGGCCTTCACCACCTTCTCCTTTCTGCGCCTCcactcctcctctcttctcctccccatcCCCCTCTCTTGCCTTCTCTCCTGCACCACCTCCCAGAGAGCCCTCCCCCAGGGCCACCAGCTTCATGCTCTTATCCTCTCTCTTGGCCTCCAAGACCACCCTTCTCTTCTCCCCAGGCTCACCACCTTCTATGCCACGTTTAACCTCCGTTCCGATGCCCGTGCAGCAGTCTTTTCGTCGAACGCCTTCCATGTCCTTCCATGGAATCTGCTCATCTCCGCCTGTGTTCGAGATGGCTTCCCTGCCGACGCCCTCCTCGTCTACAAAGAGATGGTTCGGAGGGGCGTCGAGCCCGATCGTTTCACTTTTCCGTCCGTTCTCAGGGCTTGCAGCGAGGTTCTCGACTTGGATTTGGGAAAGGAAGTGCATCGATGCATCGAGAACGGTAGCATGGGGTGGAATTTGTTTGCTTACAATGCTTTGGTGGCAATGTACTCCAAGTGCGGGGAGTTGGGTGTTGCCCGGAAGCTGTTTGATGAGATGCCTGAGAGAGATGTGGTGAGTTGGAATTCGATGATCTCGGGCTATGCTTCGAAGGGGATGTGGGATAAGGCTCTTGAGTTGTTTGACATGATGCGGGCGGGGAGCTTGGAGGTGAGCTCTGTGACTTGGAATACAATCATTGGAGGCAGCTTGCAGATGAGTAATTATAGAGAAGCACTGAGACTGATTTCTCAAATGAGAGCGAGTGGGTCTGCTATGGACTTTGTGACATTGATTGTTGGCTTGAATGCATGTTCTCGGCTTGGTTCTCTGAGATTGGGGAAGGAGATTCATGGGTTGGCAATCCATACCTTTTGCGACGGGTTTGAGACTGTGAGGAATGCATTGATCACAATGTACTCGAGATGTAAGGATATGGACTCTGCTAATATTTTGTTTCAGATGGCTGAAATCCGGAGCTTGGTGACATGGAATGCTATGATTGCGGGCTTCGCCCTCTCAGACCAAGCAGAGGAGGCTTCCCAGGTTTTCCGAGACATGATCCACTCTGGAGTTGAACCAAACTACGTGACGGTTGTGACCTACCTTGCTCTCTGCGCTCGGGTTGCAAACCTGCAGCACGGGCGAGAGCTCCATTGCTTCATAACCAAGCATGGATTCGAGGGCCACCGATTGTTGTGGAATTCTCTCGTTGACATGTACTCCAAGTCGGGCAGGATCTTGGTAGCTCGAAAGGTCTTTGATGTGATGAGTGACCGTGACGAAGTCTCCTACACTTCGATGATTGCAGGGTATGGAATGCAAGGTGAAGGGATCACTGCATTGGAGCTTTTTGATGGCATGATTGATAGTGGGATCAAACCAGACCATATAGCCATGGTGGCTGTCCTATCGGCCTGCAGCCACTCAGGACTTGTATCCCAGGGCCAGGCACTCTTTGAGAAGATGGTTGATTCTTATAACGTTGTGCCGCGAATGGAGCACTACTCTTGCATGGTGGATTTATTCAGTCGAGCAGGTTTATTGGGGAAGGCAGAGGAGATTCTTGATGGAACACCATTCCCACCGACATCTGCAATGTGGGCAGCTCTTGTTGGGGCATGTCAGGTCTATGGGAACACAGAGATTGGGGAGAGGGCAGCGAGGAAGCTGCTGGAGATGAGGACCGACAATTCCGGGCATTATGTTTTGATTGCTAACATGTATGCAGCTGCTGGGTGTTGGGAAGAACTAGCGAAAGTGAGGACAATGATGAGAGACCTGGGTGTTAGGAAGGCACCAGGTCTGGCATGGGCTGATCTGGGGAATGGATTCCATCCATTTGTGGTGGGGGATAGATCAAATCCACTCGCTCCTGAGATCTACGAGATGTTGGAGGGGTTGACCGACCAAATGAGGGATGCTGGATATGTTGGCAATCTGGATTTGTGGTTAGAGGAGGAAACTAAGGGTTAA
- the LOC105036365 gene encoding uncharacterized protein has translation MATDVDQTFYGWSKDEFSDRDDSQEASVSQMLDHGSISFGRFAAESLSWERRSVFTHDRRQEELEKVNGLVAKKKAYFEEYYKRLRALKALQQNQQTELTLDYGGDGSNSSQTGEDDGTTLQVGTLQDGAVETIDASSGEPTNELTFPQDMNCREDLQTRQLYPGSTTSDIDSLRKNIEKIEPEKNSNHAVQTQDLETESLLSITRSTEEIEQNDISSVDGKDILGEPESSVSNVESGPAPDGSVSDLTNSRGSESQLAPDYNLIPDKTKLAVEKSSEGKLVPEVKKEPASSVRTGLEPTHGTRREVVQSSRGAKHPGQKLIGKADGRLHSDKAIASKVTGNHRSASVASRRSVTEVCSSITSARPFSLSMERRSGIREGAVRLDSKTSSRLASSQSRENGGSSVQGGSKKIITTCSMKSHGLQNKRDCKEVIRKSLPSESQETSLKGKDAHVLRQLKLSSNNLPVRNKSTSNGGSEVQLTNTIKRNKRKEEKEDVRLKEPQGPTKIVTPVTGIPRTGNKKVFPFGIAVQSDGGRKSQVNSMSLDGRKPKHATPPWR, from the exons ATGGCGACCGATGTTGATCAGACTTTTTATGGATGGTCAAAGGATGAGTTTTCTGATCGAGATGATTCTcaa GAAGCATCAGTCTCACAAATGCTTGATCACGGGTCTATATCCTTTGGAAGATTTGCAGCTGAGTCATTGTCATGGGAGAGAAGGTCAGTCTTCACTCATGACAGACGTCAGGAGGAACTGGAGAAAGTTAATGGTTTAGTTGCCAAAAAGAAAGCATACTTTGAAGAATATTAcaaaaggcttcgagctttgaaGGCCTTGCAACAGAATCAGCAAACTGAGCTCACATTGGATTATGGTGGTGATGGCAGTAATTCTAGCCAGACTGGGGAAGATGATGGAACAACTTTGCAGGTTGGAACTCTTCAAGATGGGGCAGTAGAAACTATTGATGCCTCTTCAGGGGAACCCACAAATGAACTTACGTTCCCTCAGGATATGAATTGCAGAGAAGATCTTCAAACTAGACAGTTGTATCCAGGATCCACAACATCAGATATTGACTCATTGAGAAAAAACATAGAAAAAATTGAGCCGGAGAAGAACTCTAACCATGCTGTGCAGACGCAAGACTTGGAGACAGAATCCTTATTGTCAATAACTAGGAGCACAGAAGAGATTGAACAGAACGATATCAGTAGTGTTGATGGCAAAGACATTCTGGGGGAACCAGAGAGTTCGGTGTCTAATGTTGAATCTGGACCTGCTCCTGATGGGTCTGTCTCAGACCTGACAAATTCTAGAGGCAGTGAATCGCAGCTTGCACCAGATTACAACTTAATACCAGACAAAACCAAACTGGCTGTTGAGAAATCTTCAGAGGGTAAATTGGTTCCTGAAGTGAAGAAG GAGCCTGCTTCTTCTGTTAGGACTGGCCTGGAGCCAACACATGGAACAAGGAGAGAAGTGGTTCAGTCATCGAGGGGAGCCAAACATCCAGGACAGAAGCTAATTGGCAAGGCAGATGGCCGTCTCCATTCAGACAAAGCAATTGCCAGTAAAGTCACAGGCAACCATAGATCTGCCTCCGTTGCTTCGCGTAGGTCAGTTACAGAAGTGTGTTCCAGTATTACCAGTGCACGCCCATTTTCTCTTTCCATGGAAAGAAGATCAGGCATTAGGGAAGGTGCAGTGAGATTGGATTCCAAAACCTCCAGTAGATTAGCATCATCGCAAAGTCGGGAAAATGGCGGGTCTAGTGTGCAG GGTGGTTCAAAGAAGATAATCACAACCTGTAGCATGAAGAGCCATGGACTACAAAATAAAAG gGACTGCAAAGAAGTGATAAGAAAATCTTTGCCATCAGAGAGCCAGGAGACCAGTTTGAAGGGCAAAGATGCACATGTTCTCAGGCAATTGAAGTTAAG TTCAAATAACCTTCCTGTGAGGAACAAGTCTACTTCTAATGGTGGATCTGAAGTTCAGCTCACAAATACCATCAAAAGGAACAAACGGAAGGAG GAAAAAGAGGACGTAAGGTTGAAGGAGCCTCAAGGACCTACGAAGATTGTTACTCCTGTCACTGGAATTCCGCGGACAGGGAATAAAAAG GTATTTCCATTTGGGATTGCTGTGCAATCAGATGGTGGGAGGAAATCCCAAGTCAATAGTATGTCACTGGATGGAAGGAAGCCAAA GCATGCAACACCACCATGGCGATGA